The following are encoded in a window of Ranitomeya variabilis isolate aRanVar5 chromosome 6, aRanVar5.hap1, whole genome shotgun sequence genomic DNA:
- the LOC143783200 gene encoding uncharacterized protein LOC143783200 isoform X5, whose product MADQQCKEEQALPVTYTDGHLHTAPIITCTQPLVSLCATDALGVRNPPERCPAPLCSQDCPETDQGGDLTEIKVEDEEALTIGDQPCMSDVKEEIPGEDTTENSSMNSERNFMLSHNYKVEDEDIIQHSLVENLVILNAYSGLYGRDQSYNPPDHDEYIVDQSVIVTPITEQKWDKRFQCGECGKRFTNSSRLYVHKRIHTGEKPYTCSECGKGFTQKSGLDQHERTHTGEKPYFCSECGKCFTHKSGLDQHERSHTGEKPYSCSECGKSFISKSNLERHENIHTGDMSFTCCECGKCFSVKSSLVIHQRIHTGEKPYSCLECGKCFRKKSHLITHERIHTGEKPYSCSECGECFTYKSHLVRHERSHTGEKLYSCSECQKCFTRKSNLVVHERSHTGEKPFSCSECGKCFTHKSHLARHERIHTGAKPYSCSLCGKSFTDKSHLIMHEKIHIQEKPYSCSECGKCFRHKSHLVMHDRIHTGEKPYSCSECGKCFTYKSHLVIHERSHTGEKPYSCSECRKCFITKSHLVIHERSHTGEKPYSCLECGKCLITKAKLRDHQRIHTGEKPYSCLECGKCFITKSKLRDHQRSHIEKPYLC is encoded by the exons ATGGCTGATCAGCAGTGTAAGGAGGAGCAGGCTCTACCAGTAACGTATACTGATGGTCACCTACATACTGCTCCCATCATCACGTGTACACAGCCTCTCgtctcactgtgtgccacagatGCACTAGGAGTAAGAAATCCCCCGGAGAGATGTCCGGCTCCTCTGTGTTCCCAGGACTGTCCGGAGACGGACCAG GGCGGAGATCTGACTGAAATTAAAGTAGAGGATGAAGAAGCGTTAACGATTGGCGATCAGCCGTGTATGAGTGACGTGAAGGAGGAGATTCCAGGAGAAGATACCACAG AAAATTCCAGTATGAACTCGGAGAGAAATTTCATGCTATCACACAATTATAAAGTAGAAGATGAAGATATCATTCAGCACTCATTAGTAGAAAACCTTGTTATCCTTAATGCATATTCAGGACTTTATGGAAGAGATCAATCATATAATCCCCCTGATCATGACGAATATATTGTTGACCAATCAGTGATTGTTACCCCAATTACagagcagaagtgggataaaaggtTTCAATGTGGTGAATGTGGAAAACGTTTTACAAACAGCTCACGTCTTTATGTACataaaagaattcacacaggagagaagccgtacacCTGTTCGGAATGTGGCAAAGGATTTACCCAGAAATCAGGCCTCGATCAACATGAGAGaactcatacaggagagaagccgtacttctgttcagaatgtgggaaatgctttacccaTAAATCAGGTCTTGATCaacatgagagaagtcacacaggagagaagccatattcatgttcagaatgtgggaaatcttttatttCAAAATCAAATCTTGAAAGACATGAGAATATCCACACAGGGGATATGTCATTTACATGctgtgaatgtgggaaatgtttctcagtgaaatcaagtcttgttatacatcagagaattcatacaggagagaagccatattcatgtttagaatgtggaaaatgttttagaaaaaaatcacatctgatcacacatgagagaattcatacaggagagaagccatattcatgttcagaatgtggggaaTGTTTTACAtacaaatcacatcttgttaggcaTGAGAGAAGCCACACAGGAGAGAAactatattcatgttcagaatgtcaaaaatgtttTACACGTAAATCAAATCTTGTTGTTCATGAGAGaagtcatacaggagagaagccgttttcatgttcagaatgtggtaagtgTTTTACACACAAATCACATCTTGctagacatgagagaattcacacaggagcgaAGCCGTATTCTTGTTCATTGTGCGGGAAATCTTTTACAGATAAATCACATCTTATTATGCATGAGAAAATTCACATACAAGAGAAGCCATActcatgttcagaatgcgggaaatgtttcagacataaatcacatcttgttatgcatgacagaattcacacaggagaaaagccatattcatgttcagaatgtgggaaatgttttacatataaatcacatcttgttatacatgagagaagtcacacaggggagaagccgtattcatgttcagaatgtcggAAATGTTTTATAacaaaatcacatcttgttatacatgagagaagtcacacaggagaaaagccgtattcatgtttagaatgtgggaaatgtttaatCACTAAAGCTAAACTTAGGgatcatcagagaattcatacaggagagaaaccatattcatgtctagaatgtgggaaatgctttataaCTAAATCTAAACTTAGGGATCATCAGAGAAGTCACATAGAGAAGCCATATTTATGTTAA
- the LOC143783200 gene encoding uncharacterized protein LOC143783200 isoform X6: MNSERNFMLSHNYKVEDEDIIQHSLVENLVILNAYSGLYGRDQSYNPPDHDEYIVDQSVIVTPITEQKWDKRFQCGECGKRFTNSSRLYVHKRIHTGEKPYTCSECGKGFTQKSGLDQHERTHTGEKPYFCSECGKCFTHKSGLDQHERSHTGEKPYSCSECGKSFISKSNLERHENIHTGDMSFTCCECGKCFSVKSSLVIHQRIHTGEKPYSCLECGKCFRKKSHLITHERIHTGEKPYSCSECGECFTYKSHLVRHERSHTGEKLYSCSECQKCFTRKSNLVVHERSHTGEKPFSCSECGKCFTHKSHLARHERIHTGAKPYSCSLCGKSFTDKSHLIMHEKIHIQEKPYSCSECGKCFRHKSHLVMHDRIHTGEKPYSCSECGKCFTYKSHLVIHERSHTGEKPYSCSECRKCFITKSHLVIHERSHTGEKPYSCLECGKCLITKAKLRDHQRIHTGEKPYSCLECGKCFITKSKLRDHQRSHIEKPYLC; the protein is encoded by the coding sequence ATGAACTCGGAGAGAAATTTCATGCTATCACACAATTATAAAGTAGAAGATGAAGATATCATTCAGCACTCATTAGTAGAAAACCTTGTTATCCTTAATGCATATTCAGGACTTTATGGAAGAGATCAATCATATAATCCCCCTGATCATGACGAATATATTGTTGACCAATCAGTGATTGTTACCCCAATTACagagcagaagtgggataaaaggtTTCAATGTGGTGAATGTGGAAAACGTTTTACAAACAGCTCACGTCTTTATGTACataaaagaattcacacaggagagaagccgtacacCTGTTCGGAATGTGGCAAAGGATTTACCCAGAAATCAGGCCTCGATCAACATGAGAGaactcatacaggagagaagccgtacttctgttcagaatgtgggaaatgctttacccaTAAATCAGGTCTTGATCaacatgagagaagtcacacaggagagaagccatattcatgttcagaatgtgggaaatcttttatttCAAAATCAAATCTTGAAAGACATGAGAATATCCACACAGGGGATATGTCATTTACATGctgtgaatgtgggaaatgtttctcagtgaaatcaagtcttgttatacatcagagaattcatacaggagagaagccatattcatgtttagaatgtggaaaatgttttagaaaaaaatcacatctgatcacacatgagagaattcatacaggagagaagccatattcatgttcagaatgtggggaaTGTTTTACAtacaaatcacatcttgttaggcaTGAGAGAAGCCACACAGGAGAGAAactatattcatgttcagaatgtcaaaaatgtttTACACGTAAATCAAATCTTGTTGTTCATGAGAGaagtcatacaggagagaagccgttttcatgttcagaatgtggtaagtgTTTTACACACAAATCACATCTTGctagacatgagagaattcacacaggagcgaAGCCGTATTCTTGTTCATTGTGCGGGAAATCTTTTACAGATAAATCACATCTTATTATGCATGAGAAAATTCACATACAAGAGAAGCCATActcatgttcagaatgcgggaaatgtttcagacataaatcacatcttgttatgcatgacagaattcacacaggagaaaagccatattcatgttcagaatgtgggaaatgttttacatataaatcacatcttgttatacatgagagaagtcacacaggggagaagccgtattcatgttcagaatgtcggAAATGTTTTATAacaaaatcacatcttgttatacatgagagaagtcacacaggagaaaagccgtattcatgtttagaatgtgggaaatgtttaatCACTAAAGCTAAACTTAGGgatcatcagagaattcatacaggagagaaaccatattcatgtctagaatgtgggaaatgctttataaCTAAATCTAAACTTAGGGATCATCAGAGAAGTCACATAGAGAAGCCATATTTATGTTAA
- the LOC143783200 gene encoding uncharacterized protein LOC143783200 isoform X7 → MSDVKEEIPGEDTTENSSMNSERNFMLSHNYKVEDEDIIQHSLVENLVILNAYSGLYGRDQSYNPPDHDEYIVDQSVIVTPITEQKWDKRFQCGECGKRFTNSSRLYVHKRIHTGEKPYTCSECGKGFTQKSGLDQHERTHTGEKPYFCSECGKCFTHKSGLDQHERSHTGEKPYSCSECGKSFISKSNLERHENIHTGDMSFTCCECGKCFSVKSSLVIHQRIHTGEKPYSCLECGKCFRKKSHLITHERIHTGEKPYSCSECGECFTYKSHLVRHERSHTGEKLYSCSECQKCFTRKSNLVVHERSHTGEKPFSCSECGKCFTHKSHLARHERIHTGAKPYSCSLCGKSFTDKSHLIMHEKIHIQEKPYSCSECGKCFRHKSHLVMHDRIHTGEKPYSCSECGKCFTYKSHLVIHERSHTGEKPYSCSECRKCFITKSHLVIHERSHTGEKPYSCLECGKCLITKAKLRDHQRIHTGEKPYSCLECGKCFITKSKLRDHQRSHIEKPYLC, encoded by the exons ATGAGTGACGTGAAGGAGGAGATTCCAGGAGAAGATACCACAG AAAATTCCAGTATGAACTCGGAGAGAAATTTCATGCTATCACACAATTATAAAGTAGAAGATGAAGATATCATTCAGCACTCATTAGTAGAAAACCTTGTTATCCTTAATGCATATTCAGGACTTTATGGAAGAGATCAATCATATAATCCCCCTGATCATGACGAATATATTGTTGACCAATCAGTGATTGTTACCCCAATTACagagcagaagtgggataaaaggtTTCAATGTGGTGAATGTGGAAAACGTTTTACAAACAGCTCACGTCTTTATGTACataaaagaattcacacaggagagaagccgtacacCTGTTCGGAATGTGGCAAAGGATTTACCCAGAAATCAGGCCTCGATCAACATGAGAGaactcatacaggagagaagccgtacttctgttcagaatgtgggaaatgctttacccaTAAATCAGGTCTTGATCaacatgagagaagtcacacaggagagaagccatattcatgttcagaatgtgggaaatcttttatttCAAAATCAAATCTTGAAAGACATGAGAATATCCACACAGGGGATATGTCATTTACATGctgtgaatgtgggaaatgtttctcagtgaaatcaagtcttgttatacatcagagaattcatacaggagagaagccatattcatgtttagaatgtggaaaatgttttagaaaaaaatcacatctgatcacacatgagagaattcatacaggagagaagccatattcatgttcagaatgtggggaaTGTTTTACAtacaaatcacatcttgttaggcaTGAGAGAAGCCACACAGGAGAGAAactatattcatgttcagaatgtcaaaaatgtttTACACGTAAATCAAATCTTGTTGTTCATGAGAGaagtcatacaggagagaagccgttttcatgttcagaatgtggtaagtgTTTTACACACAAATCACATCTTGctagacatgagagaattcacacaggagcgaAGCCGTATTCTTGTTCATTGTGCGGGAAATCTTTTACAGATAAATCACATCTTATTATGCATGAGAAAATTCACATACAAGAGAAGCCATActcatgttcagaatgcgggaaatgtttcagacataaatcacatcttgttatgcatgacagaattcacacaggagaaaagccatattcatgttcagaatgtgggaaatgttttacatataaatcacatcttgttatacatgagagaagtcacacaggggagaagccgtattcatgttcagaatgtcggAAATGTTTTATAacaaaatcacatcttgttatacatgagagaagtcacacaggagaaaagccgtattcatgtttagaatgtgggaaatgtttaatCACTAAAGCTAAACTTAGGgatcatcagagaattcatacaggagagaaaccatattcatgtctagaatgtgggaaatgctttataaCTAAATCTAAACTTAGGGATCATCAGAGAAGTCACATAGAGAAGCCATATTTATGTTAA